The Aminipila terrae nucleotide sequence CTGGAAAAGAACCATTGGTCCTGTAAGAACGGCCTTAGAAAAGACATTACTGCTTTTAGACAGATATGGCTTTGAAATGGAAATGGGTCATAAAGAAGTTGGTGGTATTAAGGCAAAGTTAGGCAACTCAGGGAAGTATGACCATATCATGGAGCAGCTTGAGATTGACTGGAAGTATTCAGATGCCATGCAGGCTGCTGACAACGAAAAGCAGGTTAAATATATAGTAAGAGATGTTTTCAGACTCCATGGTCTGGAAGTTACATTCAGAGCAAAACCAATTGATGGAGTTGCAGGAAGTGGAGAACATACTCATATTGGAGCAGCAGCTAAACTGAAAAATGGTAAAATCATCAGTTTATTCGCCCCAACAGATATGAAGGCAGGATTCCTGAACCCTATAGGATTTGGAGCCCTTATGGGACTTTTAAAGAATTATGAAGTGCTGAATCCATTTATTACGTCAACAAATGATGCCTTTAACCGATTAAAACCTGGTTATGAAGCTCCGGTTTGTATAGTGACCTCCATTGGGCATACAGCCGCACAGCCATCCAGAAACAGAACCGTTTTAATAGGTCTGGTAAGAGATTTAAACAATCCATTGTCAACACGATTTGAAATGAGATCACCAAATCCAAAGAGTAATACTTATCTTGTAATCGCTACAGCATATATGGCTATTTTAGATGGAATCTCAAAAGCGCTGGCTGCAAAGAAAACACCAGATCAATTGCTGGACTCTTTATCAAAAAAATATGGTCAGGAAGATTTTTATTTTGAAAAAGACAGAGAGTACAGAAGTGAGAAGGATGTTTTTGATGAATTTACTCCTGAAGAAAGAGACAGATTATTTGGCAGAGCACCTAGAACAGTCTGGGAAAATATTTGTGCTTTTGATGAACATCCAGAGAAGATGGAGATTCTGTTAAAGGATCGGGTTATGACGCCTATTGTACTGGAATCCTTTAAGAAGGCAACTTTAGACCAATGGGCCACAGAGCTGCACAGCAGAATTATTCCAGACAATATGGAAATATTAAGAGAGTGTGTTATGCTTCACAATCAACATGATTGTGCTGATTACGATGCTTATCTCTGGAATAAGATTCAGGGGCTGAGATGCTATATTGGACGGGATACCATGGATAAAAAATGTTTATTAACGAGAATAAAAAATGCATTAGATGAAGGAAATTATCAGCTGGCTTCCGACTTACAGCTTGAGATGCAGCAAAAGGTACATGAACTAACTGATATATATATAGAATATGGGAAAAACATATTATAGAAAGAAGGAAATATTGAAATGTTAGATATAAAGAAAATCAGAGAACAATATGAAGAGGTAAAGGCCAGCGTTGAGAGAAGGGGAAAAGGAGATTTCGGACTGAGTAATATTCCTGCCCTTGATGAGAAAAGGAGAGAGATTCTTGCTAAAGTTGAAGCTATGAAGAACAAGCAGAATCAGGATTCAAAGGAAATTCCAAAGTTAAAGAAAGAAGGAAAAGACACTACAGCCTTAATGGCTGAAATGAAGACACTGTCAGATGAAATAAAGGAATTGGATGCACAGGTCAGTGCAGTAGAAGAAGAACTGAGAGTTGCTTTATTAAATGTACCAAACACCCCAAATCCTACAGTCCCTCTTGGTAAAGATGATGCAGATAATGTTGAACTGAGAAAATATGGAGAACCAAGAAAATTTGATTTTGAATATAAAGCTCACTGGGATGTGGGAACAGATCTTGATATTTTAGATTTTGACAGAGCTGCTAAAATTGCTGGTGCAAGATTTACAGTATATAAAGGACTTGGTGCCAGACTGGAGCGTGCAGTTATAAACTTTATGCTGGATCTTCATACTCAGGAACACGGATTTACAGAAATATTACCGCCGTTTATGGTTAATAGATCAGCTATGACTGGAACAGGGCAGCTTCCTAAGTTTGAAGATGATATGTTCCATGTGCCAGCTAAAGACTTTTTCCTGATTCCGACAGCAGAAGTTCCTGTCACTAACCTTCTTATGGATGAAATCATTGAAGCAGATCAGCTTCCTGTTTATTATACAGCATACACTCCTTGTTTCAGAAAGGAAGCTGGGTCTGCAGGGAGAGATACAAGGGGTCTGATCAGACAGCATCAGTTCAATAAAGTTGAAATGGTTAAGTTTGTAAAGCCGGAAACTTCATA carries:
- a CDS encoding glutamine synthetase, whose protein sequence is MLAYDKMLFNIPAKDHEPGKIRDILNDHPEIMFVSLVGLDIGGQNTDEKIPIARFLEDMEKFLTDGVQTDGSSVVLPIIAELNNAKVDIIPDLSVNWYVDHNFDFIHEPSGLPVGTLRIPSFLVHNDTNEVGSRVILRDAITKIKKDLLTLIKDNPYVMEYLPIDSADEIDEIVLTCATELEFWVKTPDEKGDREELSTAQVMKEQYWKRTIGPVRTALEKTLLLLDRYGFEMEMGHKEVGGIKAKLGNSGKYDHIMEQLEIDWKYSDAMQAADNEKQVKYIVRDVFRLHGLEVTFRAKPIDGVAGSGEHTHIGAAAKLKNGKIISLFAPTDMKAGFLNPIGFGALMGLLKNYEVLNPFITSTNDAFNRLKPGYEAPVCIVTSIGHTAAQPSRNRTVLIGLVRDLNNPLSTRFEMRSPNPKSNTYLVIATAYMAILDGISKALAAKKTPDQLLDSLSKKYGQEDFYFEKDREYRSEKDVFDEFTPEERDRLFGRAPRTVWENICAFDEHPEKMEILLKDRVMTPIVLESFKKATLDQWATELHSRIIPDNMEILRECVMLHNQHDCADYDAYLWNKIQGLRCYIGRDTMDKKCLLTRIKNALDEGNYQLASDLQLEMQQKVHELTDIYIEYGKNIL
- the serS gene encoding serine--tRNA ligase — protein: MLDIKKIREQYEEVKASVERRGKGDFGLSNIPALDEKRREILAKVEAMKNKQNQDSKEIPKLKKEGKDTTALMAEMKTLSDEIKELDAQVSAVEEELRVALLNVPNTPNPTVPLGKDDADNVELRKYGEPRKFDFEYKAHWDVGTDLDILDFDRAAKIAGARFTVYKGLGARLERAVINFMLDLHTQEHGFTEILPPFMVNRSAMTGTGQLPKFEDDMFHVPAKDFFLIPTAEVPVTNLLMDEIIEADQLPVYYTAYTPCFRKEAGSAGRDTRGLIRQHQFNKVEMVKFVKPETSYDELESLTAAAEDVLKKLEIPYRVVKLSTGDLGFSSAMTYDIEVWMPSYGRYVEISSCSNFESYQARRGNIRFRPEAKGKPEFVHTLNGSGLAVGRTVAAILENYQQADGSVVIPDALKPYMGNLGKIEKR